In Thermoanaerobacter uzonensis DSM 18761, the following proteins share a genomic window:
- a CDS encoding GTP-binding protein, with product MAKQKFERKKPHVNVGTIGHVDHGKTTLTAAITMVLSKAGMAEAKGYDEIDKAPEEKARGITINTTHVEYETEKRHYAHVDCPGHADYVKNMITGAAQMDGAILVVSAADGPMPQTREHILLARQVGVPYIVVFLNK from the coding sequence ATGGCGAAGCAAAAATTTGAGAGGAAGAAGCCCCACGTAAACGTAGGGACGATAGGTCACGTAGACCATGGAAAGACGACATTGACAGCAGCGATAACGATGGTATTATCGAAGGCAGGGATGGCAGAGGCTAAGGGATATGATGAGATAGACAAGGCACCAGAGGAGAAAGCAAGGGGAATAACGATAAACACGACTCACGTAGAATATGAGACAGAGAAGAGGCACTATGCACATGTAGACTGTCCAGGTCACGCAGACTATGTAAAGAACATGATAACAGGGGCAGCGCAGATGGACGGAGCGATATTGGTAGTATCAGCAGCAGATGGTCCGATGCCCCAGACGAGGGAGCACATATTATTAGCGAGGCAGGTAGGAGTGCCATATATAGTAGTATTTTTAAACAAA
- a CDS encoding NYN domain-containing protein, which translates to MSLYMLVDGYNVINNWQILKEEAQKKLQDARDKLIDMLADFKGYSGINIILVFDAMYVKGSLEKHEEISGIEVVYTREGESADHFIELKVVELAKKEQVIVVSSDWTVQQVVLAHGAIRMSARELYEEMNKYIESHKKSYVNTIYKDNLEERLDNEIVKKLRKMAENS; encoded by the coding sequence ATGTCCTTGTACATGTTGGTGGATGGTTATAATGTAATAAATAATTGGCAAATACTAAAAGAAGAAGCACAAAAAAAATTGCAAGATGCGCGGGACAAGTTAATAGATATGTTGGCTGATTTTAAAGGATATTCAGGTATAAATATAATATTAGTTTTTGATGCAATGTATGTAAAAGGAAGTTTAGAAAAACATGAAGAAATTAGTGGCATTGAGGTCGTTTACACAAGAGAAGGCGAATCGGCAGATCACTTTATAGAATTAAAAGTGGTAGAATTAGCGAAAAAGGAGCAAGTAATTGTGGTAAGTTCTGATTGGACTGTGCAACAGGTAGTTTTAGCTCATGGTGCAATAAGAATGTCTGCAAGAGAGCTTTACGAAGAGATGAATAAATACATTGAAAGTCATAAAAAAAGCTATGTGAATACAATTTATAAAGACAATTTGGAAGAACGACTTGATAATGAAATAGTAAAAAAACTGCGTAAAATGGCAGAAAACAGTTAA
- the rlmB gene encoding 23S rRNA (guanosine(2251)-2'-O)-methyltransferase RlmB, with protein MKEQDIIFGRNPVIEAIKSGKEIEKIYVSKTAGGNISKIINFAKEAGIVVSTTDNDTLSKLAGGRNHQGVVALSAVYQYFEVENLLEYAEQKKEKPFLLILDEITDPHNLGAIIRSAEAFGVHGIIIPKRRAVGVNATVVKTSAGAVEYMRIAKVSNINNTIRDLKERGVWIVGTDVNAEKSFEELNYDFPVAFVIGNEGKGVSKLVLQNCDFIVKIPMKGKVNSLNASVAASILIYQVLLKRKDKA; from the coding sequence AATCCAGTAATCGAAGCCATAAAAAGTGGGAAGGAAATCGAAAAAATATACGTTTCTAAAACAGCAGGAGGAAATATTTCAAAGATAATAAATTTTGCAAAAGAAGCAGGCATTGTAGTTTCTACTACTGATAATGACACTTTAAGTAAACTGGCCGGTGGTCGAAATCACCAAGGAGTCGTAGCTTTGTCTGCTGTATATCAATACTTTGAAGTAGAGAACCTTTTGGAATATGCTGAACAAAAGAAAGAAAAACCTTTTTTGCTGATATTAGATGAGATAACTGACCCTCACAATTTGGGTGCGATTATAAGAAGCGCAGAGGCTTTTGGGGTCCACGGGATAATAATTCCAAAAAGGCGGGCTGTAGGGGTAAATGCTACTGTTGTAAAAACTTCTGCTGGAGCAGTAGAATATATGAGGATAGCAAAAGTATCAAATATTAACAATACAATACGAGATTTAAAAGAAAGAGGCGTATGGATAGTTGGAACGGATGTAAACGCGGAAAAAAGTTTTGAAGAGCTGAATTATGATTTTCCTGTTGCTTTCGTTATTGGGAATGAAGGGAAAGGGGTTTCTAAATTAGTTTTACAAAATTGTGATTTTATAGTAAAAATCCCTATGAAAGGTAAGGTAAACTCTTTAAATGCTTCTGTAGCAGCCTCCATTTTAATTTATCAAGTACTTTTAAAAAGAAAAGATAAGGCGTGA
- the sigH gene encoding RNA polymerase sporulation sigma factor SigH yields MKSGAQQDYYQLYDQMEEEEVVFRAQKGDEIALEYLIERYKSFVKAKARAYFLVGADKEDIIQEGMIGLYKAIRDYKSDKLTSFKAFAELCVTRQIITAIKTATRQKHIPLNSYVSLNKPIFDEESDRTLMDVVSTQCIADPEELIISKEEYVNIESKMEELLSGLEWEVLVSYLDGKSYQEIAEDLNRHVKSIDNALQRVKRKLERYLEMRNS; encoded by the coding sequence GTGAAATCTGGGGCGCAGCAGGATTACTATCAACTCTATGATCAAATGGAAGAAGAGGAGGTAGTTTTTAGAGCTCAAAAAGGCGATGAAATTGCTTTAGAATACCTTATTGAAAGGTATAAAAGCTTTGTAAAAGCAAAAGCTCGTGCTTATTTTTTAGTAGGTGCGGATAAGGAAGATATTATTCAAGAAGGGATGATAGGCCTTTATAAAGCAATTCGGGATTATAAAAGTGACAAGCTCACTTCTTTCAAGGCTTTTGCGGAATTATGTGTGACTCGTCAAATTATTACTGCTATTAAAACTGCAACAAGGCAGAAGCACATACCGCTTAATTCTTATGTTTCCCTCAATAAGCCCATCTTTGATGAAGAATCTGATAGGACTCTGATGGACGTTGTTTCTACCCAGTGCATTGCTGACCCTGAAGAGTTAATAATAAGCAAAGAGGAATACGTTAACATTGAGAGCAAGATGGAAGAATTATTGAGCGGCTTAGAGTGGGAGGTCTTGGTATCATATTTAGATGGTAAGTCTTATCAAGAAATTGCTGAAGATTTAAATAGGCATGTTAAATCCATAGATAATGCTCTACAACGGGTAAAAAGAAAATTAGAAAGATATCTTGAAATGAGGAACAGCTAA